A window from Camelus dromedarius isolate mCamDro1 chromosome 9, mCamDro1.pat, whole genome shotgun sequence encodes these proteins:
- the LOC105093356 gene encoding cytochrome P450 2F5, with amino-acid sequence MDSMSTAILLLLLLLALVCLFLTISSKGKGQLPPGPRPLPFLGNLLQLRSQDMLTSLTKLSKKYGSVYTVYLGPRRVVVLSGYQAVKEALVDQEEEFSGRGDCPAFLNFTKGNGIAFSNGDRWKVLRRFSVQILRNFGMGKRSIEERILEESNFLLAELRKTEGEPFDPTFVLSRSVSNIICSVIFGSRFDYKDERLLTIIHLINENFQIMSSRWGELYKIFPSLLDWLPGPHRCLFQNFGRMKDLIARSVRDHQATLDPESPRDFIDCFLTKIAQEKQDPLSHFHMDTLLMTTHNLIFGGTETVGTTLRHAFLVLLKYPKVQARVQEEIDRVVGRERLPALEDRASMPYTDAVIHEVQRFADIIPMSLPHRVIRDTAFRGSLLPKGTDIITLLNTVHCDPSQFLTPQEFNPDHFLDASQSFKKSPAFMPFSAGRRLCLGE; translated from the exons ATGGACAGTATGAGCACAGCCAtcttgctcctgctcctgctcctggctCTCGTCTGTCTGTTCCTGACCATCAGCTCAAAGGGCAAAGGCCAGCTGCCTCCAGGCCCCAGACCTCTCCCATTCCTgggaaacctgctgcagcttcgCTCCCAAGACATGCTGACCTCCCTCACCAAG CTGAGCAAGAAGTACGGCTCAGTGTACACAGTGTACCTGGGGCCCAGACGGGTGGTGGTCCTCAGTGGGTACCAAGCCGTGAAGGAGGCCCTTGTGGACCAAGAGGAGGAGTTTAGTGGCCGTGGCGACTGCCCTGCCTTTCTCAACTTCACTAAGGGCAATG GCATTGCCTTCTCCAATGGGGACCGATGGAAGGTCCTGAGGAGATTCTCTGTTCAAATTCTGCGGAACTTCGGGATGGGGAAGAGGAGCATTGAGGAGCGGATTCTGGAGGAAAGCAACTTCCTGCTGGCGGAGCTTCGGAAAACTGAAG gtGAGCCCTTCGACCCCACGTTTGTGCTGAGCCGCTCCGTGTCCAACATTATCTGCTCTGTCATCTTCGGCAGCCGCTTCGACTACAAGGACGAGCGTCTGCTCACCATTATCCACCTCATCAATGAGAACTTCCAAATCATGAGCAGCCGCTGGGGGGAG TTGTACAAGATCTTTCCGAGCCTCCTGGACTGGCTTCCCGGGCCGCACCGATGCCTTTTCCAGAACTTCGGGCGCATGAAGGACCTCATTGCCCGCAGCGTCCGTGACCATCAGGCCACCCTCGATCCAGAATCTCCCCGGGACTTCATTGATTGCTTCCTTACCAAGATAGCACAG GAGAAGCAGGACCCGCTAAGCCACTTCCATATGGACACACTACTGATGACCACACATAATCTGATATTTGGCGGCACCGAGACCGTGGGCACCACGCTGCGCCACGCCTTCCTTGTGCTCTTGAAGTACCCAAAAGTGCAAG CCCGCGTCCAGGAGGAGATCGACCGCGTGGTGGGTCGCGAGCGGCTGCCGGCGCTGGAAGACCGAGCGTCCATGCCCTATACAGATGCGGTGATCCACGAGGTGCAGCGCTTCGCAGATATCATTCCCATGAGCTTGCCGCACCGGGTGATTCGGGACACGGCCTTTCGAGGCTCCTTGCTACCCAAG GGCACGGATATCATCACCCTCCTTAATACAGTCCACTGTGACCCCAGCCAATTTCTGACGCCTCAGGAATTCAACCCTGACCATTTTCTGGATGCCAGTCAGTCCTTCAAGAAGAGCCCTGCCTTCATGCCCTTCTCAGCAG GACGTCGGCTGTGCCTGGGCGAGTAG